CAACTCCTGCAGCTTGGGCTTCCGATGGCGCCGGAACTGGGCGAAGAGCCCGACCGGCAACAGGCTCCGTGCGCCCCGCGCAGCCGCGGGCGCTCCCGTGGAACCCGCCCGCCCCGCACGGGCGGCCGTCACCGCCACCGGGAACAGGCCCAGCTTGCCCAGTTGACCCAGCGCCGCCGCGCGATCCGCCACCTCGAGGGATCCCTCGACCAGATCTCCCGAACGACGCCGGGCCTTGTACTGGAATTGAGGCATACGACGCCGTGATGAATAACCGCTGCCGGACAGAAGTTCCACCGGTTCTCTCGGGATCGGAACCCCGGCGTCGGCATCCGCATCATCGCTCCAATCCCTCACGGATCGCCGCCGCCAGCAGATCAACGTCCTCGCGGGAATGCCCGACGTTGAGCGCCATCCTCAGGAATCCACCCGCGGGCCCCCCTGGGTAGCAGATCCAGGTCGGATAAATCCCCGCCTTCCGCAGAGACCGGTGCAGGGCGCGGACGCCGTGGGCGGACGCTGGCGTCGCCACCACCACCGGCACTTCGCGGCTGCAGGCGAGCTCCGGGTGCGGCGGCAGCCGGGCGTGCAGCTCCCGCGCACGGGATGCGAGCGTGGCGACGCGTCCGGGCCGGGTCCGCAAGATCCGGAGTGCCGCCAGCACTCCGGCCACGACGGTGTAGGGCGGGGCGGTCGCGCCGACGAACACCGGCACCCCACACCGGATCCTGGCCATCAGGTGCGACGACCCGGCCACCGCGCCCCCGGCCACCCCGACGGCCTTCGAAAGGCTGAACACCTGGACGATCCGGGAATCGTTCAGCCGGAAATGGGCGACCGTGCCGCGTCCGCCGGGTCCCGTCACCCCCAGGCCATGCGAATCGTCAACCAGGAGCCATCCGCCCCGGGGCAGCGCCGCAAGATAGCCGTCGAGAGGGGACAACCGGCATTGCAGGGCCATCACGCCATCGCACAGCACCAGAGGACGGGCCGCCGGGGGCAGGGTCTCCAGACACTGCCGCAGCGCGCCCACATCGCCCCCTGGGAACTGGATGGTCGGCAACCTGGAAAGGACTGCCGCCTCGGCCACACAGGCGTGCGCCCGTTCGTCGAGGAGCAGATGCGTCACCTGCCCACCAAGCGCCTGCACAGCGGCACGGGGGGCAAGGGAGCCACACGGAAGGAGGACGGCGCCCGGCCGCCGAACCCACCGGGCGATCGCCCGTTCAACACGCCGGTAGAGGATCTGCTCTCCGGTGGTCGCGCGCGAGGCACCCGGATGAACAGCGCCGGCATCCAGGGCGCCTCGCATGGCCTCCAGCACCTCCGTATGCCGTCCAAGCCCAAGATAGTCCGCCCCGCCAAAGTACCGAAGGAGCCGGCCGTTGGATCGCACCTGCGTACCCGAGACAAACTGAAGCGGGCGGAAGGTTGGTGCAACACGCCCCATTCGCGTCAATCCGCGCGACGGCGACAACTTCTGCTGTCGCCGCTCACCGGAAATTCATTCCCACGGAAAGCGTGCCAAAAATGGAGTACGGCACGCCCTCTGTGCCGCTCAGCAACCACCACTCAACTCCGGCAACCGCCTTCACAAAGAGGCCATGGCGAAGGTCCATTCGGAGTCCACCGGTGACATTCCAGGTGAAGGCCGCCTCCGTGCGAGTCTCGGGATAACACACCCAGCCCCACCAATAATCGGGGTAGCAGTAGTATCCCCCGGATGGATCGTCCACCGTGAGAGTGACAAACCCCACGCCCGCTGACACCAGCGGCGTGATGTTGCCCGGGAGCACGTACCAGTCGAGGTTGAGGCGGCCCGAGCCGACATAGACCGAGTCGTCGTAGGGGGTGAAGGCGGCGCTCTTCACGGAATAGTCCGGCGCACCCACCGCCAGGGAGAAATTGACGTTCCAGAACTGGTTGATGTTGTACCCGAAACCGACGCCCCCCTGAAAGAACGTGTCCATGGACACGTCCACGCTGTCCGGAGTACCGGCGACGCTCTGATAGTTCAACCCCTGGGGCGCCACGCCTCCCAACGCGACAAAGGCGTCCCAGGTTCCCGCCCGGCTGCCACCCCCGGGAGCGAAATAGTCCGGCAGCCGCCACTCCGCGCAGGCCGGGGTGGAAACGGCCATCAACGCCACAACTGCGGCCGCAAGCCGTGTCGAACGATCAAATCCGCGCCCCCGTTCGGCGGTTGCCATGGAGGGTGGGTATCACAACCCCCGGAATCGCCAAGCCGAATTCGGCCCCTCAGGAGCTCACTGCCAGGGGGCAGCTGTCTCCCCGGCCCAGATCTGCTCCACGGGCTGCCGCGCCCGGACCACCGCAGAACGGCGCCCATGCACCAGGACCTCAGCCGCAAGGGGGCGGGTGTTGTAGTTCGATCCCATGACCGATCCGTAGGCACCCGCGCTCAGCAGGGCCAGCAGGTCGCCCTCAGAAAGCCTGGGGAGCGGACGATCCCGGGCAAAGGTGTCGCCGCTCTCGCAAATCGGTCCGACGACATCGGACGCCACCCGGACACCGCGCCGCCGGCGGAGCGGGACGATCTCATGATAGCTGTCGTAAAACGCCGGCCGGATCAGGTCATTCATCGCGGCGTCCACGATGACAAAGTTCCGGGTGCCGGTCTTCTTGACGTACTCCACGCGCGTCAACAAAGCCCCGGCGTTCCCGGTGAGAAACCGGCCCGGCTCCAGCAGGATCCGCAGTCCCAGTGGCTTGAGCAAAGGAACCAGGGACGCGGCATAACGATCCGGCGTCAACAGACCGTGTGCCGCCGGGGTGGTCCACCAGGCGGCGGGCCCGCTCTCCAGCGCCGGCTGATAGACGATCCCCAGGCCGCCACCGATGCTGAAGAAGTCGAATCCGTGGCGCGCGTTCAGTTCCGCCACCAGGGGTGCCACCCGGGCAACCGCCTGCCGGAACGGCTCCACCTCGGTCAGTTGGGATCCGATGTGCATCTGGACGCCGCGCAATCGGAGGTTGGGCAACCGGGCCGCGCGGTGGTACACCCCGGCAACCTCCTCGAAGGCGATGCCAAACTTGTTTTCGTACGTGCCGGTGGTGATTTTTGCATGCGTGCCGGCATCCACGTTGGGATTCACCCGGACCGCCACCGGCGCGATGCGGCGCCTCCGGACGGCGACCCGGCTGATCCGCCGCAGCTCGGGTTCCGACTCCACGTTCAAGCAGTAGATCCCCTGGTCGAGAGCGTAGGCGATCTCCTCCTCGGTCTTGCCCACGCCCGCAAACACGCAATGCCGGGGGTTCCCTCCGGCGGAGATCACACGGCGGATCTCCCCCGAACTGACCGTATCGAACCCCGCGCCCAGGCTGGACAGGAGGCGAATCACCGCCCGGTTCGAATTCGACTTCATTGCGAAGCAGATCTGGTGATCCAGCGGCGCCAGCGCCCGATCGAGCTTGCTGTAGTGGTCGGTGAGGGTGGCTTGGGAATAAACATAGAGGGGGGTGCCGTGGCGTCGCGCCAGAACCGACAATGAAACTCCCTCGCATTGGAGCTCACCCCCCACATACCGGAACGTATGCATGAACGCGCCTTCTGCCAGACACGGGGCCGGGCTGCAAGGACGCGGATACCCCCCACGGCTGCGGAACCCCGCTGCCGATCAGCCGGATGCCACCTCCCGTCCCCCGGGTGCCGGAACGGGGCTGCCCGCATCGGTCATCCTCCCGGCCCGACGCGTCGTTGCGCCATTGCCGACGACGGCTCATTCCCGCCGACCGGTTGAAACGCACGACCGAAAAGACGTTCGAAATTGGCCGCAGTGATCGCCACGAGTTCGTCGAAGTCCAGCTCCAGGACGGCGGCTAGTCCCTCATAAGCGGCTCCCAGGTTGGCCGGATGATTCACCGGACGCCCGGTTCGGGGATCGTCCATCGGATGCCGGATCCAGCCCTCAGGCGGGAGTTGATCCGGGGCATCGGTCTCGACGAGCAAACGGTCCCGCGGAACGTGGCGAAAGACCTCCCGGGCGGCCGCCTTCCGCTCATGTCCGAAGTATCCCGGAAATCCGAAGTACGCGCCCAGCCGGACCAATCCGGGAATCCGATCCCGCGGGCCGCCATAACTGTGCAGCAGAAATCCACGCTCCGGACGCGGATGCCGCCCCAGCAGATCGCCCAGAGGTCCGAACGCACCGAGGCAATGGATGCTCGCCGGCAGGTTGCGCCGCGAGGCGATTTCAAGTTGCGCGACGAACGCCGACTCCTGCTCCGCAAGCGTTGGCGGCTCCCCAAAAACCCCGGAGGCCCGCCGCCAGCCCTCCGGGTTTTCAATCATCCAGCGATCCAGCCCGATCTCTCCGACGCCGGACCCGGGCGTTGCGTCGAGCCACGACTCCAGGGTGCGAATCCATGACGGCGTGCGATGCCGCAGCCACCATGGATGACAGCCAAAGGCGGGGACGACCTCCGGAAACTGCCGGGCCAGCGCCGCCACTCCGGGCCAGTCCTCCTCCCCGGTGCCGTTGACCACCATGCGCGCCACGCCAGCCCGGCGCACAGCATCCATCACATCGGCCTGCCTGCCGGCAAATCGGGCGTCCTGCAGGTGGTTGTGCGCGTCGGTCATCCACGCCGTGCCTAAACTCATGGTGGTCCGTGGACGTGGAGCGCGGCGAAGGACCGGATGAGGTCCCCGATGCGACGGACGGTCTCCTGGCGGCTTGTCGCCAGCGGCCGCAGCACGCCAAGCCGCTCCAGGAAGTCCGGGTGCCACCCGGCCAGTTCCCGAGGAGTGGCACCGCTGGCCAGCTCCGACCACAGCCGACCCATGGCGCGGAGGGTCACGGCGTCCGAGTCGGACCGAAACCAGCAACAGCCATCCCGATGTTCTGCGATCCACCAAAACCTTACCTGACATCCGGGCACCTGGTACCCTGCAAGCCTCAGCGCGTCGGGAAGTGGCGGCTGGTGCCGGGCACGCTCGACAAGCCAGGCAACCCGGGATCTCGGGTCATTCAGCGACGCCAGCGTGGTCGCCAGCGCCGCCTCACGGCCGGCCAGAATCCCGGCTTCCGGCCCATCGGACGCCTTCAGATCGGCTGCCACAGCAACGTTCGACGTCAAGAGCGGGTCCCTCCGCACTAAAACGGCCAGTTGACGCCCAGGGACAGGGTGAATGTCGCACCGAGGTTCAACTCCGCCTGACGCTGGGCACTCCCAAAGCTCGCGCTCTGCAGTCCCATGAACTGGGTGCCCAGGTAAACATCGGCCGAATGCGTCACACGGCAGAGCAACGTTGCCGAGGCATAGCCACCAAAGACGACCTCCGTCTTCGAACTGGATCCCGACTCCGTGGCGGTCGTGCCGTCGGCCATCGCAAAGGTGTCCTCGTAGCGGTACGTGCCGGGCACCAGTCCCATCGCCGGGCCGAGGCTTCCCGAAAGCGCCCAACGCGGCTGAAAGCGCCAGAACAGCGTCACGCCCGCCCGGAGGGCGTGCAGGTTGACGTCAAGTTGCCGGGTGCCGGTGATCGTGGCACCGAGCACTTCATCGGCCAGGGCTGTCGAGACGTCCCCGATGGCCGGCCCCACGCCCGACGGACCTCCGGCAAACGGAGCGGGTGGCAGCGCGATGCCCCCGTAGCTGAACGCCTGGACGTCCCGCGTCACCGTCGCCGCCAGGGGCGTCTCATCCTTGAAATCAAACGGTGTGAACGCGTAGCCCACCTCCCAGCCGAGGCGCGTCCGGCCCCAATCACGGATCTGGGACCCATAGGCGGTGTCCAGTCCCGGCGAAAAGCCCGAGTTGACCGTGGTGTCCTCGGAAGCCTGAAACGACCGGACGCTCTTCATCACGATCCGGTCGTTGGCAGCATCCACCTGGGAACCGCTCTGATAGCCCCAGAATGAGGTGGTCCCGCCCGCGTTGCCGGTCTGGTCCACACGCACAAATCCGTCATCGTAAAAATGATCGGCGCCGGGAACACCCACCGGACCCGGAGGCGGCCGGCTCACCGGAACAGTCCCGCTGACCGAGAAGTCCGCCTTGACGTTGAACATGGTCTGGGCGCCAAGCCGGAAGTTGCGGGTCCAGTCGTCGGCCACGTTCTGGGCAAGCCCCGCAGTGCCCCCGAGCACTGCAAGGCAGCCGCTGATGCCCGCCGGAAGGGCCAAGGGGTGGCCACCCCGGAAGCGGCGGCAAGGAAGATCGGTTTGCATGGAATGTCGTTGCGGCGTGTCCGCGCGGATCA
Above is a window of Verrucomicrobiia bacterium DNA encoding:
- a CDS encoding SufE family protein; translated protein: MAADLKASDGPEAGILAGREAALATTLASLNDPRSRVAWLVERARHQPPLPDALRLAGYQVPGCQVRFWWIAEHRDGCCWFRSDSDAVTLRAMGRLWSELASGATPRELAGWHPDFLERLGVLRPLATSRQETVRRIGDLIRSFAALHVHGPP
- the lysA gene encoding diaminopimelate decarboxylase, translating into MHTFRYVGGELQCEGVSLSVLARRHGTPLYVYSQATLTDHYSKLDRALAPLDHQICFAMKSNSNRAVIRLLSSLGAGFDTVSSGEIRRVISAGGNPRHCVFAGVGKTEEEIAYALDQGIYCLNVESEPELRRISRVAVRRRRIAPVAVRVNPNVDAGTHAKITTGTYENKFGIAFEEVAGVYHRAARLPNLRLRGVQMHIGSQLTEVEPFRQAVARVAPLVAELNARHGFDFFSIGGGLGIVYQPALESGPAAWWTTPAAHGLLTPDRYAASLVPLLKPLGLRILLEPGRFLTGNAGALLTRVEYVKKTGTRNFVIVDAAMNDLIRPAFYDSYHEIVPLRRRRGVRVASDVVGPICESGDTFARDRPLPRLSEGDLLALLSAGAYGSVMGSNYNTRPLAAEVLVHGRRSAVVRARQPVEQIWAGETAAPWQ
- a CDS encoding aminotransferase class I/II-fold pyridoxal phosphate-dependent enzyme → MRSNGRLLRYFGGADYLGLGRHTEVLEAMRGALDAGAVHPGASRATTGEQILYRRVERAIARWVRRPGAVLLPCGSLAPRAAVQALGGQVTHLLLDERAHACVAEAAVLSRLPTIQFPGGDVGALRQCLETLPPAARPLVLCDGVMALQCRLSPLDGYLAALPRGGWLLVDDSHGLGVTGPGGRGTVAHFRLNDSRIVQVFSLSKAVGVAGGAVAGSSHLMARIRCGVPVFVGATAPPYTVVAGVLAALRILRTRPGRVATLASRARELHARLPPHPELACSREVPVVVATPASAHGVRALHRSLRKAGIYPTWICYPGGPAGGFLRMALNVGHSREDVDLLAAAIREGLER
- a CDS encoding TatD family hydrolase, yielding MTDAHNHLQDARFAGRQADVMDAVRRAGVARMVVNGTGEEDWPGVAALARQFPEVVPAFGCHPWWLRHRTPSWIRTLESWLDATPGSGVGEIGLDRWMIENPEGWRRASGVFGEPPTLAEQESAFVAQLEIASRRNLPASIHCLGAFGPLGDLLGRHPRPERGFLLHSYGGPRDRIPGLVRLGAYFGFPGYFGHERKAAAREVFRHVPRDRLLVETDAPDQLPPEGWIRHPMDDPRTGRPVNHPANLGAAYEGLAAVLELDFDELVAITAANFERLFGRAFQPVGGNEPSSAMAQRRVGPGG